A window from Ardenticatenales bacterium encodes these proteins:
- a CDS encoding PD40 domain-containing protein, with product MRINTSFTFCVTFICFLLLVSACQPVTNSSDSEKHTPGGSPEVAVQLTESPRATLTLIPPPSHTETPTQPATLPVPSPTPEATPLATLMPTNRPTRTPLGGWLVFQSRRHDTNGDGVIDLQDGIHLYTLNLATNELNQLTSGDHFDRHPAWSPDRTHIVFVSNRDGNDDLFTINADGTGLEKLTNTDQGKETPSWSPDGTQIAYTIVDRLDSGVERRSLHLLSIEDKQTRLLETSGLTNSFEPQWSPDGRYLLFTGQTELREGEEISYDYAIYLFEMSTNAMHRLTSSWPRIDQPKWLPRDDYFLSFLQSPGIFSSVSVNVFELRRNGESFLLHPVFVMEDATGQYVWGSNGEWFISVLENNLQGTSVEAYFSSLDLAVAPVDFASQQHPPSPPGSSYAYSFVEEGRLITENEFYDDHPEWAP from the coding sequence ATGAGGATAAACACTTCTTTCACCTTCTGTGTAACCTTTATCTGTTTTTTGCTGCTGGTTTCAGCGTGCCAACCGGTAACAAACTCAAGTGACAGTGAAAAGCATACACCAGGTGGAAGCCCCGAGGTGGCGGTTCAACTAACTGAATCACCTCGCGCAACCCTAACTTTAATTCCGCCCCCGTCTCATACTGAGACGCCTACTCAGCCTGCCACCTTGCCAGTGCCGTCACCAACACCTGAAGCAACTCCCCTGGCTACGCTGATGCCAACTAATAGACCTACGCGTACTCCATTAGGAGGATGGTTGGTCTTTCAATCAAGGCGACACGACACCAATGGTGATGGGGTCATTGACTTACAAGACGGTATTCATCTGTATACCTTGAACCTGGCAACCAACGAACTCAACCAGTTAACGTCAGGTGATCACTTTGACAGACATCCGGCGTGGTCTCCGGATAGAACCCACATAGTTTTTGTGTCAAATCGCGATGGAAACGATGATCTATTCACTATAAATGCGGACGGGACCGGCCTGGAGAAGTTAACAAATACAGATCAAGGAAAGGAGACACCGAGTTGGTCTCCCGATGGCACACAGATTGCTTACACAATCGTTGATAGGCTTGACTCAGGTGTAGAGAGACGAAGCCTTCACCTGCTATCAATTGAAGACAAACAGACACGGCTTCTTGAAACCAGTGGTCTAACGAATAGTTTCGAACCTCAATGGTCCCCTGATGGACGATACCTGCTTTTTACAGGACAAACAGAATTGAGAGAGGGGGAAGAAATAAGTTATGATTACGCAATCTATCTTTTTGAGATGTCCACAAATGCTATGCACCGGTTAACTTCATCTTGGCCTCGAATTGACCAGCCTAAGTGGTTACCGCGTGATGATTATTTTCTCTCCTTCCTGCAATCGCCTGGGATATTCTCATCAGTAAGCGTTAACGTTTTTGAACTTCGGCGGAATGGAGAAAGTTTCCTTTTACATCCGGTATTTGTTATGGAAGACGCTACCGGTCAATATGTGTGGGGATCCAATGGTGAATGGTTCATATCCGTGCTAGAGAACAATCTTCAAGGAACATCAGTAGAAGCGTATTTCAGTTCTCTGGATTTAGCGGTTGCGCCAGTTGATTTTGCAAGCCAACAACATCCACCGTCACCGCCTGGTAGTTCCTACGCATATTCGTTTGTTGAGGAAGGCAGGCTAATCACTGAAAACGAATTCTATGATGACCATCCAGAATGGGCACCTTAA